From Vicinamibacteria bacterium, a single genomic window includes:
- a CDS encoding response regulator transcription factor, which translates to MRDKNHLASKPNPNPPIRVALVEDQRDIREGLAFLINGTDGYRCTGSYRSMETALPTIVSNPPDIVLIDLGLPGMSGIDGIRRLKEARPDLVLVVLTVYDNDERIFDALCAGASGYLLKKTPPARLLEGLKEALTGGAPMSPEVARRVLTLFREIRPPEKADYGLTPHELRLLKLLVEGCSYKTAA; encoded by the coding sequence GTGCGCGACAAAAACCATCTCGCCTCCAAGCCCAACCCCAACCCCCCTATTCGGGTTGCGCTCGTGGAAGATCAACGCGACATCCGGGAGGGCCTCGCCTTTCTCATCAACGGTACCGACGGTTACCGCTGCACGGGGAGCTACCGCTCGATGGAGACGGCGCTGCCGACAATCGTCTCCAATCCCCCAGATATCGTCTTGATCGACCTCGGCCTGCCTGGAATGTCCGGCATCGACGGCATCCGCCGGCTCAAGGAAGCTCGTCCCGACCTCGTCCTCGTCGTTCTGACCGTTTACGACAACGACGAGCGTATCTTCGATGCACTCTGTGCCGGGGCCTCGGGTTATCTTCTCAAGAAAACGCCTCCCGCACGCTTGCTCGAGGGATTGAAGGAAGCTCTGACCGGCGGAGCTCCCATGTCGCCCGAGGTTGCGCGGCGGGTCCTCACCCTCTTTCGTGAGATCCGCCCGCCTGAGAAAGCGGACTACGGCTTGACCCCGCACGAGCTTCGACTGCTGAAGCTCCTCGTCGAAGGCTGCAGCTACAAGACCGCCGCCA